A region from the Aeromicrobium choanae genome encodes:
- a CDS encoding potassium channel family protein, with translation MHIVIMGCGRVGASLARSLESRGHSTSVIDSNPDAFRRLGPSFAGSTVTGMGFDRGVLLSAGIEQADAFAAVSSGDNSNIIAARVAREVFRVPNVVARIYDPRRAEVYERLGIPTVATVPWAADQMLRRLLPAGSEPAWRDPSGRLRLDNAYAPFAWVGRTVAALEAHTGARVAFITRLGTGQQITGDTVIQEGDYLSMFLVAEEAEGVLEALANGPKEED, from the coding sequence GTGCACATCGTGATCATGGGGTGCGGGCGCGTCGGCGCGTCCCTGGCCCGCAGCTTGGAGTCACGCGGCCACTCGACCTCCGTCATCGACTCGAACCCCGACGCCTTCCGGCGCCTGGGTCCCTCGTTCGCCGGGTCCACCGTCACCGGCATGGGGTTCGACCGGGGCGTGCTCCTCTCGGCCGGGATCGAGCAGGCCGACGCCTTCGCCGCGGTGTCCAGCGGCGACAACTCGAACATCATCGCCGCGCGGGTCGCCCGCGAGGTCTTCCGCGTGCCCAACGTGGTCGCGCGCATCTACGACCCCCGGCGCGCCGAGGTCTACGAGCGCCTCGGCATCCCCACCGTCGCCACCGTCCCGTGGGCGGCCGACCAGATGCTGCGCCGCCTGCTGCCCGCCGGCTCCGAGCCGGCCTGGCGAGATCCTTCCGGTCGGCTCCGGCTCGACAACGCCTACGCCCCGTTCGCGTGGGTGGGGCGCACCGTGGCGGCGCTCGAGGCGCACACCGGGGCTCGCGTCGCGTTCATCACGCGCCTGGGCACCGGCCAGCAGATCACCGGCGACACGGTGATCCAGGAGGGTGACTACCTCAGCATGTTCCTCGTCGCGGAGGAGGCCGAGGGCGTGCTCGAGGCACTGGCCAACGGGCCGAAGGAGGAGGACTGA
- a CDS encoding potassium channel family protein, protein MRVAIAGAGAVGRSVAQELVDHGHRVLLIDKAATSIRSDLVPGAQWLLADACEMSTLEEAQLQTCDVVIAATGDDKANLVTSLLAKTEFAVPRTVARVNNPSNEWLYGESWGVDVAVSTPRIMAALVEEAVSVGDLVRLFTFRQSNTNLVELTVPEDSAYVGRRLGGITWPDGVAPVAILRLQQSLLPEPDRTVEAGDELLFVTPAEAEAQLAAQLSSQDD, encoded by the coding sequence ATGCGCGTCGCGATCGCCGGAGCCGGTGCCGTCGGCCGTTCCGTGGCCCAGGAGCTCGTCGACCACGGTCACCGGGTGCTCCTCATCGACAAGGCAGCCACCTCCATCCGCAGCGACCTCGTGCCCGGAGCCCAGTGGCTGCTGGCCGACGCGTGCGAGATGAGCACGCTGGAAGAGGCCCAGCTGCAGACCTGCGACGTCGTGATCGCCGCGACGGGCGATGACAAGGCCAACCTCGTCACGTCGCTGCTGGCCAAGACCGAGTTCGCGGTCCCCCGCACGGTGGCCCGGGTCAACAACCCGAGCAACGAGTGGCTCTACGGCGAGTCGTGGGGCGTCGACGTGGCCGTGTCCACGCCGCGCATCATGGCCGCGCTCGTGGAGGAGGCCGTGTCCGTCGGCGACCTCGTCCGCCTGTTCACGTTCCGCCAGAGCAACACGAACCTCGTCGAGCTGACCGTGCCGGAGGACTCGGCCTACGTCGGCCGCCGCCTCGGTGGCATCACGTGGCCCGACGGCGTCGCGCCCGTGGCGATCCTGCGGCTCCAGCAGTCGCTGCTGCCCGAGCCCGACCGCACGGTCGAGGCCGGTGACGAGCTGCTCTTCGTCACTCCCGCCGAGGCGGAGGCGCAGCTCGCGGCTCAGCTGTCGTCCCAGGACGACTGA
- a CDS encoding DUF3159 domain-containing protein codes for MSEPAKADAATVEQVVRQRLAEAFGGVRGIVEAAVPTITFTLCYLTTRDLRLSLIIASALTAVLLIVRVVQRSNPQFVINALVGIGIAALFASRSGEARDVFLPGILYNAGYAVVLVATVVIGWPAIGVMIGALVGDPSGWRRDPGMRRLCSRLTLLFALPCVLRVLVQYPLYAADQIGWLGTSKVIMGWPLQIATLAAMVWLLSRNSTPVADLRDEPREV; via the coding sequence ATGTCAGAGCCGGCGAAGGCCGACGCCGCCACTGTCGAGCAGGTCGTGCGCCAGCGCCTCGCCGAGGCCTTCGGCGGGGTCCGCGGGATCGTCGAGGCCGCCGTCCCGACGATCACCTTCACGCTCTGCTACCTGACGACGCGTGACCTCAGGCTCAGCCTGATCATCGCCTCGGCGCTCACGGCCGTCCTGCTGATCGTGCGGGTCGTCCAGCGCTCGAACCCGCAGTTCGTCATCAACGCGCTCGTCGGCATCGGCATCGCGGCGCTGTTCGCGTCGCGCTCGGGCGAGGCGCGCGACGTGTTCCTGCCCGGCATCCTCTACAACGCCGGCTACGCGGTGGTGCTCGTCGCGACGGTGGTCATCGGCTGGCCGGCGATCGGGGTCATGATCGGCGCCCTGGTCGGTGACCCGAGCGGATGGCGTCGCGATCCGGGCATGCGTCGCCTGTGCAGCAGGCTCACCCTGCTGTTCGCGCTGCCCTGCGTCCTGCGCGTGCTCGTGCAGTACCCGCTCTACGCGGCCGACCAGATCGGCTGGCTGGGCACCTCGAAGGTCATCATGGGCTGGCCCCTGCAGATCGCCACACTCGCCGCGATGGTGTGGCTGCTCAGCCGGAACAGCACGCCGGTGGCCGACCTGCGGGACGAGCCGCGCGAGGTCTGA